The proteins below are encoded in one region of Pan paniscus chromosome 4, NHGRI_mPanPan1-v2.0_pri, whole genome shotgun sequence:
- the RMND5B gene encoding E3 ubiquitin-protein transferase RMND5B isoform X2 has product MSQCCRKIKDTVQKLASDHKDIHSSVSRVGKAIDRNFDSEICGVVSDAVWDAREQQQQILQMAIVEHLYQQGMLSVAEELCQESTLNVDLDFKQPFLELNRILEALHEQDLGPALEWAVSHRQRLLELNSSLEFKLHRLHFIRLLAGGPAKQLEALSYARHFQPFARLHQREIQVMMGSLVYLRLGLEKSPYCHLLDSSHWAEICETFTRDACSLLGLSVESPLSVSFASGCVALPVLMNIKAVIEQRQCTGVWNHKDELPIEIELGMKCWYHSVFACPILRQQTSDSNPPIKLICGHVISRDALNKLINGGKLKCPYCPMEQNPADGKRIIF; this is encoded by the exons ATGTCACAGTGCTGCCGGAAGATCAAAGATACGGTGCAGAAACTGGCTTCGGACCATAAAGACATTCACAGCAGTGTATCCCGAGTGGGCAAAGCCATTGACAGG AACTTCGACTCTGAGATCTGTGGTGTTGTGTCAGATGCGGTGTGGGACGCGCGGGAACAGCAGCAGCAGATCCTGCAGATGGCCATCGTGGAACACCTGTACCAGCAGGGCATGCTCAGCGTGGCCGAGGAGCTGTGCCAG GAATCAACACTGAATGTGGACTTGGATTTCAAGCAGCCTTTCCTAGAGTTGAATCGAATCCTGGAAGCCCTGCACGAACAAGACCTGGGTCCTGCGTTGGA ATGGGCCGTCTCCCACAGGCAGCGCCTGCTGGAACTCAACAGCTCCCTGGAGTTCAAGCTGCACCGACTGCACTTCATCCGCCTCTTGGCAGGAGGCCCCGCGAAGCAGCTGGAGGCCCTCAGCTATGCTCGGCACTTCCAGCCCTTTGCTCGGCTGCACCAGCGGG AGATCCAGGTGATGATGGGCAGCCTGGTGTACCTGCGGCTGGGCTTGGAGAAGTCACCCTACTGCCACCTGCTGGACAGCAGCCACTGGGCAGAGATCTGTGAGACCTTTACCCGGGACGCCTGTTCCCTGCTGGGGCTTTCTGTGGAGTCCCCCCTTAGCGTCAG CTTTGCCTCTGGCTGTGTGGCGCTGCCCGTGTTGATGAACATCAAGGCTGTGATTGAGCAGAGGCAGTGCACTGGGGTCTGGAATCACAAGGACGAGTTACCG ATTGAGATTGAACTAGGCATGAAGTGCTGGTACCACTCCGTGTTCGCTTGCCCCATCCTCCGCCAGCAGACGTCAGATTCCAACCCTCCCATCAAGCTCATCTGCGGCCATGTTATCTCCCGAGATGCACTCAATAAGCTCATTAATGGAGGAAA GCTGAAGTGTCCCTACTGTCCCATGGAGCAGAACCCGGCAGATGGGAAACGCATCATATTCTGA